The following proteins are encoded in a genomic region of Pyrus communis chromosome 11, drPyrComm1.1, whole genome shotgun sequence:
- the LOC137709002 gene encoding uncharacterized protein, with translation MPYPERLKLNAKDQQLTDFMKTLAKVHINLPLIDAIKNIPSYDKFLKDVCTKKKKFADFEKLRQGEIKPTSVILQLANDSVVYPKGIIEDLIIKVDNLYLPADFVVLDMDEDMQTLIILGHPFMTTA, from the exons ATGCCTTATCCCGAAAGGTTGAAGCTTAATGCTAAAGATCAACAATTAACAGATTTTATGAAGACATTGGCCAAAGTTCACATTAATCTTCCATTAATTGATGCAATAAAAAACATTCCCTCTTATGACAAGTTTTTGAAGGATGTTtgcacaaagaaaaagaagtttgCGGATTTTGAAAAA CTAAGACAAGGAGAAATCAAGCCTACATCAGTTATTTTGCAATTAGCAAACGATTCAGTTGTTTATCCTAAGGGAATTATTGAAGATCTCATTATCAAGGTGGATAATCTCTATCTTCCTGCAGATTTTgtggttttggatatggatgaagatATGCAAACACTAATTATTTTGGGGCATCCTTTCATGACAACTGCTTGA